One window of Prionailurus bengalensis isolate Pbe53 chromosome B1, Fcat_Pben_1.1_paternal_pri, whole genome shotgun sequence genomic DNA carries:
- the JADE1 gene encoding protein Jade-1 isoform X5: MKRGRLPSSSEDSDDNGSLSTTWSQNSRSQHRRGSCSRHEDRKPSEVFRTDLITAMKLHDSYQLNPDEYYVLADPWRQEWEKGVQVPVSPGTIPQPVARVVSEEKSLMFIRPKKYIVSPGSEPPELGYVDIRTLADSVCRYDLNDMDAAWLELTNEEFKEMGMPELDEYTMERVLEEFEQRCYDNMNHAIETEEGLGIEYDEDVVCDVCQSPDGEDGNEMVFCDKCNICVHQACYGILKVPEGSWLCRTCALGVQPKCLLCPKKGGAMKPTRSGTKWVHVSCALWIPEVSIGSPEKMEPITKVSHIPSSRWALVCSLCNEKFGASIQCSVKNCRTAFHVTCAFDRGLEMKTILAENDEVKFKSYCPKHSSHRKPEESLGEGATQENGASECSPRNPLEPFASLEQNQEEAHRVSVRKQKLQQLEDEFYTFVNLLDVARALRLPEEVVDFLYQYWKLKRKVNFNKPLITPKKDEEDNLAKREQDVLFRRLQLFTHLRQDLERVRNLTYMVTRREKIKRSVCKVQEQIFNLYTKLLEQERVSGVPSSSCFSSSLENMLLFNSPSVGPDAPKIEDLKWHSAFFRKQMGTSLVHSLKKPHKRDPLQNSTGSGGKALLKQPDLCGRREGMVVPESFLSFEKTFAEARLLSAQQKNGVVVPDHGDRRDHRFHCDLSKGDLKDRSCKQSHKPLRSTDMSQRHLDSTRATTSPGGGQSAPGTRKEIVPKCNGSLIRVNYNQTAVKVPTTPASPVKNWGGFRIPKKGERQQQGEAHEGACHQHSDYPYLGLGRVPAKERAKNKLKSDNENDGYVPDVEMSDSESEASEKKCIHASSTINRRTDIIRRSILAS; the protein is encoded by the exons gtGTTTAGGACAGACCTGATCACCGCTATGAAGTTGCATGACTCCTATCAGCTGAACCCAGATGAGTACTATGTGTTGGCAGATCCCTGGAGACAGGAGTGGGAGAAAGGAGTCCAGGTGCCCGTGAGCCCTGGGACCATCCCTCAGCCTGTGGCCAG GGTCGTGTCTGAAGAGAAATCCCTCATGTTCATCAGGCCCAAGAAATACATTGTCTCACCGGGCTCCGAGCCTCCAGAGTTGGGCTATGTTGATATCCGGACGCTGGCTGACAGTGTGTGTCGTTACGACCTCAACGACATGGATGCTGCATGGCTGGAACTGACCAATGAGGAATTTAAGGAGATGG GAATGCCTGAGTTAGATGAATACACCATGGAGAGGGTCCTGGAGGAATTTGAACAGCGATGCTATGACAATATGAATCATGCCATAGAGACCGAAGAAGGCCTGGGGATTGAATATGATGAAGATGTTGTCTGTGATGTCTGCCAGTCACCTGATGGTGAGGACGGCAACGAGATGGTGTTCTGTGACAAATGCAACATCTGTGTGCACCAG GCCTGTTATGGAATCCTCAAGGTCCCAGAGGGTAGTTGGCTATGCCGGACATGTGCCCTAGGGGTTCAGCCAAAGTGTTTGCTGTGTCCCAAGAAAGGCGGAGCTATGAAGCCTACCCGCAGTGGCACCAAATGGGTCCATGTCAGCTGTGCTCTGTGGATCCCTGAG GTGAGCATTGGCAGCCCCGAGAAGATGGAACCCATCACGAAGGTGTCTCACATCCCCAGCAGTCGGTGGGCGCTGGTGTGTAGCCTCTGCAATGAGAAGTTTGGGGCCTCCATACAG TGCTCTGTGAAGAACTGCCGCACAGCCTTTCACGTGACCTGTGCTTTCGACCGGGGCCTGGAGATGAAGACCATCTTGGCGGAGAACGATGAAGTCAAGTTCAAGTCCTACTGCCCGAAGCACAGCTCACATAGAAAACCCGAGGAGAGCCTCGGTGAGGGGGCCACTCAGGAGAATGGGGCCTCTGAGTGTTCCCCTCGGAATCCACTGGAGCCTTTTGCCAGCCTTGAGCAGAATCAAGAAGAGGCCCACCGGGTGAGTGTCCGTAAGCAGAAGCTGCAGCAGCTGGAAGATGAGTTCTACACCTTCGTCAACCTGCTGGATGTTGCCAGGGCCCTGCGGCTGCCTGAGGAAGTAGTGGATTTCCTGTACCAGTACTGGAAGTTGAAGAGGAAGGTCAACTTCAACAAGCCCTTGATCACTCCAAAGAAAGACGAAGAGGACAATCTAGCGAAGAGGGAGCAGGATGTCTTGTTTAGGAGGCTGCAGCTGTTCACTCATCTGCGGCAGGACCTGGAGAGG GTTCGGAACCTCACTTACATGGTGACCCGCAGGGAAAAGATTAAGCGATCTGTGTGCAAAGTCCAGGAACAGATATTCAATCTTTACACTAAGCTCTTGGAGCAAGAAAGAGTTTCAG GTGTGCCTTCATCTTCCTGCTTCTCGTCCTCACTGGAAAACATGCTTTTGTTCAACAGTCCTTCTGTGGGCCCTGATGCTCCCAAGATAGAGGACTTGAAGTGGCATTCTGCGTTCTTCAGGAAGCAAATGGGTACTTCCTTGGTTCATTCGCTGAAAAAGCCCCATAAGCGAGATCCATTGCAGAACAGCACTGGGAGTGGAGGCAAAGCCCTGCTGAAGCAGCCAGACCTGTGTGGTAGAAGGGAGGGGATGGTGGTCCCAGAGAGCTTTTTGAGTTTTGAAAAGACCTTTGCAGAAGCGCGTCTCCTGTCAGCACAACAGAAAAATGGTGTGGTGGTGCCCGACCACGGGGACAGAAGAGACCATCGTTTCCATTGTGATCTCAGTAAGGGAGACTTAAAGGACAGATCTTGTAAACAGAGCCACAAGCCTCTCAGGTCCACAGACATGTCCCAGAGGCATCTGGACAGCACACGAGCTACCACCTCCCCTGGAGGGGGGCAGTCAGCACCCGGCACAAGGAAGGAGATAGTGCCCAAGTGCAACGGCTCCCTAATCAGAGTAAACTATAACCAGACTGCAGTCAAAGTGCCTACAACGCCTGCCAGCCCGGTGAAGAACTGGGGAGGATTCCGGATTCCAAAGAAGGGGGAACGGCAGCAGCAGGGAGAGGCCCATGAGGGGGCCTGCCACCAGCACTCAGACTACCCCTATCTGGGCCTAGGCAGAGTTCCAGCTAAGGAAAGGgccaaaaacaaattaaaatctgACAATGAGAATGACGGGTATGTCCCTGATGTAGAGATGAGTGACTCAGAGAGTGAGGCATCAGAGAAGAAATGTATACACGCCAGCAGCACCATCAACAGGAGGACAGACATTATCAGGAGAAGCATCTTGGCCTCTTGA
- the JADE1 gene encoding protein Jade-1 isoform X1 encodes MASCDRGCLLFPGEIMKRGRLPSSSEDSDDNGRIMDCYLRPINSILTFFSCTSLSTTWSQNSRSQHRRGSCSRHEDRKPSEVFRTDLITAMKLHDSYQLNPDEYYVLADPWRQEWEKGVQVPVSPGTIPQPVARVVSEEKSLMFIRPKKYIVSPGSEPPELGYVDIRTLADSVCRYDLNDMDAAWLELTNEEFKEMGMPELDEYTMERVLEEFEQRCYDNMNHAIETEEGLGIEYDEDVVCDVCQSPDGEDGNEMVFCDKCNICVHQACYGILKVPEGSWLCRTCALGVQPKCLLCPKKGGAMKPTRSGTKWVHVSCALWIPEVSIGSPEKMEPITKVSHIPSSRWALVCSLCNEKFGASIQCSVKNCRTAFHVTCAFDRGLEMKTILAENDEVKFKSYCPKHSSHRKPEESLGEGATQENGASECSPRNPLEPFASLEQNQEEAHRVSVRKQKLQQLEDEFYTFVNLLDVARALRLPEEVVDFLYQYWKLKRKVNFNKPLITPKKDEEDNLAKREQDVLFRRLQLFTHLRQDLERVRNLTYMVTRREKIKRSVCKVQEQIFNLYTKLLEQERVSGVPSSSCFSSSLENMLLFNSPSVGPDAPKIEDLKWHSAFFRKQMGTSLVHSLKKPHKRDPLQNSTGSGGKALLKQPDLCGRREGMVVPESFLSFEKTFAEARLLSAQQKNGVVVPDHGDRRDHRFHCDLSKGDLKDRSCKQSHKPLRSTDMSQRHLDSTRATTSPGGGQSAPGTRKEIVPKCNGSLIRVNYNQTAVKVPTTPASPVKNWGGFRIPKKGERQQQGEAHEGACHQHSDYPYLGLGRVPAKERAKNKLKSDNENDGYVPDVEMSDSESEASEKKCIHASSTINRRTDIIRRSILAS; translated from the exons gtGTTTAGGACAGACCTGATCACCGCTATGAAGTTGCATGACTCCTATCAGCTGAACCCAGATGAGTACTATGTGTTGGCAGATCCCTGGAGACAGGAGTGGGAGAAAGGAGTCCAGGTGCCCGTGAGCCCTGGGACCATCCCTCAGCCTGTGGCCAG GGTCGTGTCTGAAGAGAAATCCCTCATGTTCATCAGGCCCAAGAAATACATTGTCTCACCGGGCTCCGAGCCTCCAGAGTTGGGCTATGTTGATATCCGGACGCTGGCTGACAGTGTGTGTCGTTACGACCTCAACGACATGGATGCTGCATGGCTGGAACTGACCAATGAGGAATTTAAGGAGATGG GAATGCCTGAGTTAGATGAATACACCATGGAGAGGGTCCTGGAGGAATTTGAACAGCGATGCTATGACAATATGAATCATGCCATAGAGACCGAAGAAGGCCTGGGGATTGAATATGATGAAGATGTTGTCTGTGATGTCTGCCAGTCACCTGATGGTGAGGACGGCAACGAGATGGTGTTCTGTGACAAATGCAACATCTGTGTGCACCAG GCCTGTTATGGAATCCTCAAGGTCCCAGAGGGTAGTTGGCTATGCCGGACATGTGCCCTAGGGGTTCAGCCAAAGTGTTTGCTGTGTCCCAAGAAAGGCGGAGCTATGAAGCCTACCCGCAGTGGCACCAAATGGGTCCATGTCAGCTGTGCTCTGTGGATCCCTGAG GTGAGCATTGGCAGCCCCGAGAAGATGGAACCCATCACGAAGGTGTCTCACATCCCCAGCAGTCGGTGGGCGCTGGTGTGTAGCCTCTGCAATGAGAAGTTTGGGGCCTCCATACAG TGCTCTGTGAAGAACTGCCGCACAGCCTTTCACGTGACCTGTGCTTTCGACCGGGGCCTGGAGATGAAGACCATCTTGGCGGAGAACGATGAAGTCAAGTTCAAGTCCTACTGCCCGAAGCACAGCTCACATAGAAAACCCGAGGAGAGCCTCGGTGAGGGGGCCACTCAGGAGAATGGGGCCTCTGAGTGTTCCCCTCGGAATCCACTGGAGCCTTTTGCCAGCCTTGAGCAGAATCAAGAAGAGGCCCACCGGGTGAGTGTCCGTAAGCAGAAGCTGCAGCAGCTGGAAGATGAGTTCTACACCTTCGTCAACCTGCTGGATGTTGCCAGGGCCCTGCGGCTGCCTGAGGAAGTAGTGGATTTCCTGTACCAGTACTGGAAGTTGAAGAGGAAGGTCAACTTCAACAAGCCCTTGATCACTCCAAAGAAAGACGAAGAGGACAATCTAGCGAAGAGGGAGCAGGATGTCTTGTTTAGGAGGCTGCAGCTGTTCACTCATCTGCGGCAGGACCTGGAGAGG GTTCGGAACCTCACTTACATGGTGACCCGCAGGGAAAAGATTAAGCGATCTGTGTGCAAAGTCCAGGAACAGATATTCAATCTTTACACTAAGCTCTTGGAGCAAGAAAGAGTTTCAG GTGTGCCTTCATCTTCCTGCTTCTCGTCCTCACTGGAAAACATGCTTTTGTTCAACAGTCCTTCTGTGGGCCCTGATGCTCCCAAGATAGAGGACTTGAAGTGGCATTCTGCGTTCTTCAGGAAGCAAATGGGTACTTCCTTGGTTCATTCGCTGAAAAAGCCCCATAAGCGAGATCCATTGCAGAACAGCACTGGGAGTGGAGGCAAAGCCCTGCTGAAGCAGCCAGACCTGTGTGGTAGAAGGGAGGGGATGGTGGTCCCAGAGAGCTTTTTGAGTTTTGAAAAGACCTTTGCAGAAGCGCGTCTCCTGTCAGCACAACAGAAAAATGGTGTGGTGGTGCCCGACCACGGGGACAGAAGAGACCATCGTTTCCATTGTGATCTCAGTAAGGGAGACTTAAAGGACAGATCTTGTAAACAGAGCCACAAGCCTCTCAGGTCCACAGACATGTCCCAGAGGCATCTGGACAGCACACGAGCTACCACCTCCCCTGGAGGGGGGCAGTCAGCACCCGGCACAAGGAAGGAGATAGTGCCCAAGTGCAACGGCTCCCTAATCAGAGTAAACTATAACCAGACTGCAGTCAAAGTGCCTACAACGCCTGCCAGCCCGGTGAAGAACTGGGGAGGATTCCGGATTCCAAAGAAGGGGGAACGGCAGCAGCAGGGAGAGGCCCATGAGGGGGCCTGCCACCAGCACTCAGACTACCCCTATCTGGGCCTAGGCAGAGTTCCAGCTAAGGAAAGGgccaaaaacaaattaaaatctgACAATGAGAATGACGGGTATGTCCCTGATGTAGAGATGAGTGACTCAGAGAGTGAGGCATCAGAGAAGAAATGTATACACGCCAGCAGCACCATCAACAGGAGGACAGACATTATCAGGAGAAGCATCTTGGCCTCTTGA
- the JADE1 gene encoding protein Jade-1 isoform X3, translating into MAELWIVISGQLTASLHFFPVQASQLLGHRIPDLSTGEVRAPDMKIENLQRRSAGSAAASHCQPQVFRTDLITAMKLHDSYQLNPDEYYVLADPWRQEWEKGVQVPVSPGTIPQPVARVVSEEKSLMFIRPKKYIVSPGSEPPELGYVDIRTLADSVCRYDLNDMDAAWLELTNEEFKEMGMPELDEYTMERVLEEFEQRCYDNMNHAIETEEGLGIEYDEDVVCDVCQSPDGEDGNEMVFCDKCNICVHQACYGILKVPEGSWLCRTCALGVQPKCLLCPKKGGAMKPTRSGTKWVHVSCALWIPEVSIGSPEKMEPITKVSHIPSSRWALVCSLCNEKFGASIQCSVKNCRTAFHVTCAFDRGLEMKTILAENDEVKFKSYCPKHSSHRKPEESLGEGATQENGASECSPRNPLEPFASLEQNQEEAHRVSVRKQKLQQLEDEFYTFVNLLDVARALRLPEEVVDFLYQYWKLKRKVNFNKPLITPKKDEEDNLAKREQDVLFRRLQLFTHLRQDLERVRNLTYMVTRREKIKRSVCKVQEQIFNLYTKLLEQERVSGVPSSSCFSSSLENMLLFNSPSVGPDAPKIEDLKWHSAFFRKQMGTSLVHSLKKPHKRDPLQNSTGSGGKALLKQPDLCGRREGMVVPESFLSFEKTFAEARLLSAQQKNGVVVPDHGDRRDHRFHCDLSKGDLKDRSCKQSHKPLRSTDMSQRHLDSTRATTSPGGGQSAPGTRKEIVPKCNGSLIRVNYNQTAVKVPTTPASPVKNWGGFRIPKKGERQQQGEAHEGACHQHSDYPYLGLGRVPAKERAKNKLKSDNENDGYVPDVEMSDSESEASEKKCIHASSTINRRTDIIRRSILAS; encoded by the exons gtGTTTAGGACAGACCTGATCACCGCTATGAAGTTGCATGACTCCTATCAGCTGAACCCAGATGAGTACTATGTGTTGGCAGATCCCTGGAGACAGGAGTGGGAGAAAGGAGTCCAGGTGCCCGTGAGCCCTGGGACCATCCCTCAGCCTGTGGCCAG GGTCGTGTCTGAAGAGAAATCCCTCATGTTCATCAGGCCCAAGAAATACATTGTCTCACCGGGCTCCGAGCCTCCAGAGTTGGGCTATGTTGATATCCGGACGCTGGCTGACAGTGTGTGTCGTTACGACCTCAACGACATGGATGCTGCATGGCTGGAACTGACCAATGAGGAATTTAAGGAGATGG GAATGCCTGAGTTAGATGAATACACCATGGAGAGGGTCCTGGAGGAATTTGAACAGCGATGCTATGACAATATGAATCATGCCATAGAGACCGAAGAAGGCCTGGGGATTGAATATGATGAAGATGTTGTCTGTGATGTCTGCCAGTCACCTGATGGTGAGGACGGCAACGAGATGGTGTTCTGTGACAAATGCAACATCTGTGTGCACCAG GCCTGTTATGGAATCCTCAAGGTCCCAGAGGGTAGTTGGCTATGCCGGACATGTGCCCTAGGGGTTCAGCCAAAGTGTTTGCTGTGTCCCAAGAAAGGCGGAGCTATGAAGCCTACCCGCAGTGGCACCAAATGGGTCCATGTCAGCTGTGCTCTGTGGATCCCTGAG GTGAGCATTGGCAGCCCCGAGAAGATGGAACCCATCACGAAGGTGTCTCACATCCCCAGCAGTCGGTGGGCGCTGGTGTGTAGCCTCTGCAATGAGAAGTTTGGGGCCTCCATACAG TGCTCTGTGAAGAACTGCCGCACAGCCTTTCACGTGACCTGTGCTTTCGACCGGGGCCTGGAGATGAAGACCATCTTGGCGGAGAACGATGAAGTCAAGTTCAAGTCCTACTGCCCGAAGCACAGCTCACATAGAAAACCCGAGGAGAGCCTCGGTGAGGGGGCCACTCAGGAGAATGGGGCCTCTGAGTGTTCCCCTCGGAATCCACTGGAGCCTTTTGCCAGCCTTGAGCAGAATCAAGAAGAGGCCCACCGGGTGAGTGTCCGTAAGCAGAAGCTGCAGCAGCTGGAAGATGAGTTCTACACCTTCGTCAACCTGCTGGATGTTGCCAGGGCCCTGCGGCTGCCTGAGGAAGTAGTGGATTTCCTGTACCAGTACTGGAAGTTGAAGAGGAAGGTCAACTTCAACAAGCCCTTGATCACTCCAAAGAAAGACGAAGAGGACAATCTAGCGAAGAGGGAGCAGGATGTCTTGTTTAGGAGGCTGCAGCTGTTCACTCATCTGCGGCAGGACCTGGAGAGG GTTCGGAACCTCACTTACATGGTGACCCGCAGGGAAAAGATTAAGCGATCTGTGTGCAAAGTCCAGGAACAGATATTCAATCTTTACACTAAGCTCTTGGAGCAAGAAAGAGTTTCAG GTGTGCCTTCATCTTCCTGCTTCTCGTCCTCACTGGAAAACATGCTTTTGTTCAACAGTCCTTCTGTGGGCCCTGATGCTCCCAAGATAGAGGACTTGAAGTGGCATTCTGCGTTCTTCAGGAAGCAAATGGGTACTTCCTTGGTTCATTCGCTGAAAAAGCCCCATAAGCGAGATCCATTGCAGAACAGCACTGGGAGTGGAGGCAAAGCCCTGCTGAAGCAGCCAGACCTGTGTGGTAGAAGGGAGGGGATGGTGGTCCCAGAGAGCTTTTTGAGTTTTGAAAAGACCTTTGCAGAAGCGCGTCTCCTGTCAGCACAACAGAAAAATGGTGTGGTGGTGCCCGACCACGGGGACAGAAGAGACCATCGTTTCCATTGTGATCTCAGTAAGGGAGACTTAAAGGACAGATCTTGTAAACAGAGCCACAAGCCTCTCAGGTCCACAGACATGTCCCAGAGGCATCTGGACAGCACACGAGCTACCACCTCCCCTGGAGGGGGGCAGTCAGCACCCGGCACAAGGAAGGAGATAGTGCCCAAGTGCAACGGCTCCCTAATCAGAGTAAACTATAACCAGACTGCAGTCAAAGTGCCTACAACGCCTGCCAGCCCGGTGAAGAACTGGGGAGGATTCCGGATTCCAAAGAAGGGGGAACGGCAGCAGCAGGGAGAGGCCCATGAGGGGGCCTGCCACCAGCACTCAGACTACCCCTATCTGGGCCTAGGCAGAGTTCCAGCTAAGGAAAGGgccaaaaacaaattaaaatctgACAATGAGAATGACGGGTATGTCCCTGATGTAGAGATGAGTGACTCAGAGAGTGAGGCATCAGAGAAGAAATGTATACACGCCAGCAGCACCATCAACAGGAGGACAGACATTATCAGGAGAAGCATCTTGGCCTCTTGA
- the JADE1 gene encoding protein Jade-1 isoform X2 has translation MKRGRLPSSSEDSDDNGRIMDCYLRPINSILTFFSCTSLSTTWSQNSRSQHRRGSCSRHEDRKPSEVFRTDLITAMKLHDSYQLNPDEYYVLADPWRQEWEKGVQVPVSPGTIPQPVARVVSEEKSLMFIRPKKYIVSPGSEPPELGYVDIRTLADSVCRYDLNDMDAAWLELTNEEFKEMGMPELDEYTMERVLEEFEQRCYDNMNHAIETEEGLGIEYDEDVVCDVCQSPDGEDGNEMVFCDKCNICVHQACYGILKVPEGSWLCRTCALGVQPKCLLCPKKGGAMKPTRSGTKWVHVSCALWIPEVSIGSPEKMEPITKVSHIPSSRWALVCSLCNEKFGASIQCSVKNCRTAFHVTCAFDRGLEMKTILAENDEVKFKSYCPKHSSHRKPEESLGEGATQENGASECSPRNPLEPFASLEQNQEEAHRVSVRKQKLQQLEDEFYTFVNLLDVARALRLPEEVVDFLYQYWKLKRKVNFNKPLITPKKDEEDNLAKREQDVLFRRLQLFTHLRQDLERVRNLTYMVTRREKIKRSVCKVQEQIFNLYTKLLEQERVSGVPSSSCFSSSLENMLLFNSPSVGPDAPKIEDLKWHSAFFRKQMGTSLVHSLKKPHKRDPLQNSTGSGGKALLKQPDLCGRREGMVVPESFLSFEKTFAEARLLSAQQKNGVVVPDHGDRRDHRFHCDLSKGDLKDRSCKQSHKPLRSTDMSQRHLDSTRATTSPGGGQSAPGTRKEIVPKCNGSLIRVNYNQTAVKVPTTPASPVKNWGGFRIPKKGERQQQGEAHEGACHQHSDYPYLGLGRVPAKERAKNKLKSDNENDGYVPDVEMSDSESEASEKKCIHASSTINRRTDIIRRSILAS, from the exons gtGTTTAGGACAGACCTGATCACCGCTATGAAGTTGCATGACTCCTATCAGCTGAACCCAGATGAGTACTATGTGTTGGCAGATCCCTGGAGACAGGAGTGGGAGAAAGGAGTCCAGGTGCCCGTGAGCCCTGGGACCATCCCTCAGCCTGTGGCCAG GGTCGTGTCTGAAGAGAAATCCCTCATGTTCATCAGGCCCAAGAAATACATTGTCTCACCGGGCTCCGAGCCTCCAGAGTTGGGCTATGTTGATATCCGGACGCTGGCTGACAGTGTGTGTCGTTACGACCTCAACGACATGGATGCTGCATGGCTGGAACTGACCAATGAGGAATTTAAGGAGATGG GAATGCCTGAGTTAGATGAATACACCATGGAGAGGGTCCTGGAGGAATTTGAACAGCGATGCTATGACAATATGAATCATGCCATAGAGACCGAAGAAGGCCTGGGGATTGAATATGATGAAGATGTTGTCTGTGATGTCTGCCAGTCACCTGATGGTGAGGACGGCAACGAGATGGTGTTCTGTGACAAATGCAACATCTGTGTGCACCAG GCCTGTTATGGAATCCTCAAGGTCCCAGAGGGTAGTTGGCTATGCCGGACATGTGCCCTAGGGGTTCAGCCAAAGTGTTTGCTGTGTCCCAAGAAAGGCGGAGCTATGAAGCCTACCCGCAGTGGCACCAAATGGGTCCATGTCAGCTGTGCTCTGTGGATCCCTGAG GTGAGCATTGGCAGCCCCGAGAAGATGGAACCCATCACGAAGGTGTCTCACATCCCCAGCAGTCGGTGGGCGCTGGTGTGTAGCCTCTGCAATGAGAAGTTTGGGGCCTCCATACAG TGCTCTGTGAAGAACTGCCGCACAGCCTTTCACGTGACCTGTGCTTTCGACCGGGGCCTGGAGATGAAGACCATCTTGGCGGAGAACGATGAAGTCAAGTTCAAGTCCTACTGCCCGAAGCACAGCTCACATAGAAAACCCGAGGAGAGCCTCGGTGAGGGGGCCACTCAGGAGAATGGGGCCTCTGAGTGTTCCCCTCGGAATCCACTGGAGCCTTTTGCCAGCCTTGAGCAGAATCAAGAAGAGGCCCACCGGGTGAGTGTCCGTAAGCAGAAGCTGCAGCAGCTGGAAGATGAGTTCTACACCTTCGTCAACCTGCTGGATGTTGCCAGGGCCCTGCGGCTGCCTGAGGAAGTAGTGGATTTCCTGTACCAGTACTGGAAGTTGAAGAGGAAGGTCAACTTCAACAAGCCCTTGATCACTCCAAAGAAAGACGAAGAGGACAATCTAGCGAAGAGGGAGCAGGATGTCTTGTTTAGGAGGCTGCAGCTGTTCACTCATCTGCGGCAGGACCTGGAGAGG GTTCGGAACCTCACTTACATGGTGACCCGCAGGGAAAAGATTAAGCGATCTGTGTGCAAAGTCCAGGAACAGATATTCAATCTTTACACTAAGCTCTTGGAGCAAGAAAGAGTTTCAG GTGTGCCTTCATCTTCCTGCTTCTCGTCCTCACTGGAAAACATGCTTTTGTTCAACAGTCCTTCTGTGGGCCCTGATGCTCCCAAGATAGAGGACTTGAAGTGGCATTCTGCGTTCTTCAGGAAGCAAATGGGTACTTCCTTGGTTCATTCGCTGAAAAAGCCCCATAAGCGAGATCCATTGCAGAACAGCACTGGGAGTGGAGGCAAAGCCCTGCTGAAGCAGCCAGACCTGTGTGGTAGAAGGGAGGGGATGGTGGTCCCAGAGAGCTTTTTGAGTTTTGAAAAGACCTTTGCAGAAGCGCGTCTCCTGTCAGCACAACAGAAAAATGGTGTGGTGGTGCCCGACCACGGGGACAGAAGAGACCATCGTTTCCATTGTGATCTCAGTAAGGGAGACTTAAAGGACAGATCTTGTAAACAGAGCCACAAGCCTCTCAGGTCCACAGACATGTCCCAGAGGCATCTGGACAGCACACGAGCTACCACCTCCCCTGGAGGGGGGCAGTCAGCACCCGGCACAAGGAAGGAGATAGTGCCCAAGTGCAACGGCTCCCTAATCAGAGTAAACTATAACCAGACTGCAGTCAAAGTGCCTACAACGCCTGCCAGCCCGGTGAAGAACTGGGGAGGATTCCGGATTCCAAAGAAGGGGGAACGGCAGCAGCAGGGAGAGGCCCATGAGGGGGCCTGCCACCAGCACTCAGACTACCCCTATCTGGGCCTAGGCAGAGTTCCAGCTAAGGAAAGGgccaaaaacaaattaaaatctgACAATGAGAATGACGGGTATGTCCCTGATGTAGAGATGAGTGACTCAGAGAGTGAGGCATCAGAGAAGAAATGTATACACGCCAGCAGCACCATCAACAGGAGGACAGACATTATCAGGAGAAGCATCTTGGCCTCTTGA